The following coding sequences lie in one Methylobacterium tardum genomic window:
- a CDS encoding IS630 family transposase, whose amino-acid sequence MGRPYSQDLRERVVDAAGATSRRQAAKRFGVGAATAIRWMAALATTGTVAARPQGRARRSKLDPHEAFLRALIAERDDVTLEEMRVRLREERALPVGLGTLWSFLDARGLTYKKTAHATEQDRPDVKAAREAWFQDQPDLDPARLVFLDETWTSTNMARTRGRAPRGERLRSGVPHGHWKTTTFVAGLRLSGLSAPFVLDGPINRDAFQTYVERVLVPELTPGDTVVMDNLGSHKGPAVRAAIEAAGARLLFLPPYSPDFNPIEMAFSKLKALLRKAAERTVEGLWTAIGQLIDTITPDECANFFRAAGYEPD is encoded by the coding sequence ATGGGCCGACCCTACAGCCAGGATCTGCGTGAGCGGGTGGTGGACGCCGCAGGCGCGACGTCGCGCCGGCAAGCGGCCAAGCGCTTCGGGGTGGGGGCTGCGACCGCGATCCGCTGGATGGCGGCGCTGGCCACGACCGGGACGGTGGCGGCCCGTCCGCAAGGTCGGGCACGCCGCTCCAAGCTCGATCCGCACGAGGCGTTCCTGCGCGCCCTGATCGCCGAGCGGGATGACGTCACCCTGGAGGAGATGCGGGTCCGCCTGCGGGAGGAGCGCGCTCTCCCAGTCGGGCTGGGCACGCTGTGGAGCTTCCTCGACGCGCGCGGCCTGACATACAAAAAGACAGCTCACGCCACGGAGCAGGACCGCCCGGACGTGAAGGCCGCCCGCGAGGCGTGGTTCCAGGACCAGCCCGACCTCGACCCCGCCCGCCTCGTGTTCCTTGACGAGACTTGGACCTCGACCAACATGGCCCGCACCCGCGGGCGTGCCCCGCGCGGCGAACGGCTTCGTTCGGGCGTGCCGCACGGTCATTGGAAGACCACAACCTTCGTGGCAGGCCTGCGCCTGTCGGGTCTCTCGGCGCCGTTCGTGCTGGACGGGCCGATCAACCGCGACGCCTTCCAGACTTACGTCGAGCGCGTGCTGGTGCCCGAACTCACTCCCGGCGACACCGTCGTGATGGACAACCTCGGCAGCCATAAAGGGCCGGCCGTGCGCGCGGCTATCGAGGCGGCCGGCGCGCGGCTGCTCTTCCTCCCGCCCTACTCGCCCGACTTCAACCCGATCGAAATGGCCTTCTCCAAGCTCAAGGCGCTGCTGCGCAAGGCCGCTGAGCGCACCGTCGAGGGATTATGGACAGCCATCGGCCAGCTCATCGACACCATCACACCTGACGAATGTGCCAACTTCTTCAGAGCCGCAGGATATGAGCCAGATTAA